The genomic DNA ATCGTGCATATCGATCACGTCACCCTACGTACCCGCGACCTTCGCGCTACCTGCGACTTTATGATTCAGGTCTTTGATCTGGAGGAGGGCACTCGCCCCCAAGAAATCCGTGGCATGCGCGGTCACTGGCTGTACAGCGAGGGCCAACCGCTAGTGCACATCATTGAAGCCCACGGCCAAGGCCTGCTGCGTGCCGCCGAATTTATCGACCATGTGGGGTTTCGGATGGGTGACTACGACGCCTTCAAGGCAAAACTCGAACGCCTTGGCATCGAGTACAGAACCATTGATATCCCGACGCTGAATGAGCGGCGGATTTTTTTGCGCACCCCGGGCGGGCAGTTGTTAGAGACCGTTTTCCCAGGCGGCTCTTCTGAAAACAGCTGGTAGTCACCCAACCGTACGCCTGGAGAAACACTGATGAATGATTCAACCAAAATGCCTTTTCAAGTATGGATCCTCACGCTGGCGGCATTCGCCATTGGTACGGCGGAGTTTGTGATCGCCGGTATTCTTCCGCAAGTGGCCGAAAGTCTGGCGATCAGCGAGGGACAGACAGGATCGTTGATCACCGCCTATGCCTTGGCCATTGTCGTGGGCGGCCCTTTGCTGACCCTGTGGCTGTCACGTTTCGAAAAGCGCAATGTACTTTTGGGGTTGATGGCGCTGTTTATCGTCGCCAACCTGATCACTGCACTGAGCCAGGATTACACCGTGTTGCTGATCAGCCGTGTCCTGGCCGGTTTGACCCAAGGCCCGTTTTATGGGATCGGCGCTGTGGTCGCCACGCGTTTGGTTGCACCACAGATGGCTGGCCGTGCCGTTGGGCAAATGTTCGCTGGCTTGACCCTGGCCAATGTGCTTGGCGTGCCCGCGGGGGCGTGGATTGGAAATGTGCTGGGATGGCACGCTTCGTTTTTCGTGGTCGCTGCATTGGGAGCCTTGGCGGCGGTGGCGATTGCCAGCTACATCGAGCGACAAGGGCAGGAAAAGGCAATGTCCGTCATCGGGCAACTGGCGGTACTGCGTGACCGCCATTTATTGGCGAGCCTGATGATCACCGTGCTCAGTTGGGTCGGCTTCATGACGTTCTATGGTTATGTGGCGCCCTTTGCCGAGCAAGTGGCCGGCATTGATCGCAGTAACATCACCTGGGTGCTGGTCATTGTTGGCGCTGGCTTGGTCATCGGTAACAGCCTGGGCGGCAGGACCGCCGACGCCAACCTGCGTCTGTCGCTGATTGGCTGGCCTTTGGCAATGATTGTCTCGTTGTTTGTCGCGTACCTGGTGGCGAGCAATCCCTACGCGTTTCTGGTGGCCGCTTTTGCCTTTGGCGTGACCTCGTTTGCCAATGTTCCGGCGCTGCAGATGCGCGTGATGAACTACGGTGGTAAAGCGCCTGAGCTGGCGGCTACGGCGAATATCTCCGCGTTCAATGTTGCCAACGCCCTGGGTGGCATCATTGGTGGCATGGTCATCGACAGCCATTTCGGTGCACAAGCGATCCCTTTTGCGGCGGCGATTATTCCTATCGTCGGTGTGTTGTTTATCCTGACCCAGGAGCGTAAGGGCCCAATTGCAGCGGTTTCGTTGTTTAAATGATAAACAAGGGCGTCCCGTTCAGTTCACCCGCGGTGTGCAACGTTCAGCAAACTCAGCCCGTTCCACGACACTCTAGAACAGGCGCTTGAGCTGATTCGTTTCGGGCGACGCACAACCGCAGGAGTGCCAAGCGCTTTTCGAGCAGATTAACGCCGAGCGCTATGATGGCGGCTACAAAAGCTCACGGCGTTTGTTCGCACCCGGCGAGGTGAGCAAAACAAGTCTTCACGCGCTTTTGTACCGCTAACTCTTGCTCTGGGGGAGGCCTTTCAATTCGACTGGAGCGAAGACAGCCTGATGATCGGTGGTCTGTTTCGACGTCTCCAAGTCTTCCCCATGAAACCGGATAATCCGTGATGACGGTGTGTGGCGACATAGGGTAGGGCGCCGCAGGCTCGGTTCAGATGTGTTCAAACTGGCTGAATTGGTTACTTAGAGTTGAGACACGGCTGGTGATATCTGCTTGCGGTGCGGGCATACCAAGCTTAATGGTGAAGACTCACCAGGGTAGTCTGGGAGCAGGAGGACGAGTCGTCCTGCCGCCACATCCGCACTCACATCCAGCCATGACTTGTAGGCGATGCCTTCGCCGGCCAATGCCCAGCGCCGCACCACGTCGTCATCGTCATCGTCACTGAATAACGGACCTGAAACTTGGACGGTGTGTGAGCTCAGGCACCATTTGTCGTAGACACGACCGTTTTGCAGGTATAGCAAGCAGGAGTGCTGGCTGAGGTCATTGGGGGTTTGCGGGTAGCCATGACGCGCAACATAGTCTTTTGAAGCCACCAGCACTTTGCGATTCACACTTGTGCAAACCCTTCGAAAAACTAAAGCGTTGAACGACTCCGAA from Pseudomonas baetica includes the following:
- a CDS encoding VOC family protein — translated: MHIDHVTLRTRDLRATCDFMIQVFDLEEGTRPQEIRGMRGHWLYSEGQPLVHIIEAHGQGLLRAAEFIDHVGFRMGDYDAFKAKLERLGIEYRTIDIPTLNERRIFLRTPGGQLLETVFPGGSSENSW
- a CDS encoding MFS transporter; amino-acid sequence: MNDSTKMPFQVWILTLAAFAIGTAEFVIAGILPQVAESLAISEGQTGSLITAYALAIVVGGPLLTLWLSRFEKRNVLLGLMALFIVANLITALSQDYTVLLISRVLAGLTQGPFYGIGAVVATRLVAPQMAGRAVGQMFAGLTLANVLGVPAGAWIGNVLGWHASFFVVAALGALAAVAIASYIERQGQEKAMSVIGQLAVLRDRHLLASLMITVLSWVGFMTFYGYVAPFAEQVAGIDRSNITWVLVIVGAGLVIGNSLGGRTADANLRLSLIGWPLAMIVSLFVAYLVASNPYAFLVAAFAFGVTSFANVPALQMRVMNYGGKAPELAATANISAFNVANALGGIIGGMVIDSHFGAQAIPFAAAIIPIVGVLFILTQERKGPIAAVSLFK